Genomic window (Gelria sp. Kuro-4):
AATAGGAGCAGGAAGCTCCGGAAAAGCTTCCTGCTCCTGGAGGGCATAGCGACCCGGGGGCAGATGGGTTTTGAATTAGCCCGCTTACTGGCGGGCTATTTTCTTGATCTGTGCTGGAAGTACATCCGCAGCAGCACGATTGCCACCAGCGGTGCAATGGCTACTTCGATTGGTCCGATCTTGAGTTCCACTGCGGCACCCCCTCTCCCGGGTTCTCCCCAGGCCGCATACCCCTCGGCCGGAGAGAAGGGGATGAACAGAGAGTTCCGGAAACGTGTCCCACTTGTTGAACAGGGAAAAATCAGATAACCCAGCTTCCCGCTTTGTCACTCGTGTTTAACTAATCCTTTCGTAGTGGTATACTTGTTATATAAGAAGGCGTTGTGAACCATTAAGCGGGTTGGTACTGATGCCTAAGCTTGAAAACTAGGTATATACAGGACAAGTGCTGCGCTTCACCATCAGTGAGGGAGGAAGTGATTTTATGAAGGATAGTGTTCTCACCCTTGCAGAGGGAGGCCAGCTGAAGCTCCCACTTGCGATTCGAAGAAAACTGGGGTTGGCCAAGGGATCGAAGCTTATAATAACGCTGGAGGACAATGAAATCAGACTACGAAAGACCATTGAGAATGAGGTTCCGCGCTTCTCCGAAGAAAGCACGTTTTTCAGACTTATCGGTTCTGAAGAAGGGCCAGAAGACCTTTCCGCCAAGCACGATGAGTACTTAGCGGAGGATAAATAATGCGGATCGTTTTCCTGGACACGTCTGCGATTGTGGCGGCTATTAATCGGCGCGACCAGCATCATTTCAAAGCCAAGCAGGTCCTAGCTGAATTGGCAAAAGGCCAATGTGGACTTCTGATAACCAACTATGTACGGGCAGAATCTCATTCTCTACTAACTGCGCGGCTTGGCCGGCAAGCAGGCCTTGCTTTCTTACGTGATAAATCATGGCTCATAGAATGGGTAACGCGGGAAGACGAGAAGAAAGCTACCGTGATATTAGAAAAGTACGTGGATAAGGATTTCTCGCTAACCGATGCAACTTCTTTTGTGGTAATGAAACGGCTTCACATTCGAGAAGTCGTTACTTTCGACGATCACTTCGTCCAGTACGGATTTAAAGCTCTAGGTATTTGAGGGACCCATGTATAAGAAAGGGGCCACTCCGACGCTCAGAGTGGCCCCTTTCGTAATCACGTTTTAGCGTCCTATGGAATGTCAAGATAGTTTTTGCCTTCGGTTAACCCGCCGCAGGGTACCAGATTCCCTGGCCGTCGATGGCGAGACGTGCCGGCTGAAGCAGCTTACTTCCAGGCGTCCAACAAACATCCAGCACTTTTGTGTAACGGCCGAAGAAATGACCCTCTCTGGTCTCACGCACCATAAGTGACTCAACAGCGCCGGTGCAGCCAAGGCCCTGCGCCCGGGAGTGGGCCAACAGGTGCGTCTCCGCGGCAAGTACGAAAATAGGGGCCTCAGGTACTGTCAGATCCACCTCGTAACCGAAACACCTGACCCGGCCGCTTTGTGCAACGGGCAGCAATTCTGGATCCCGCGCTTGAACCCTACCCCACCCGTAGGTGCGCTCCCCACCGAATTGTAACCCCTGGTGCCAAGCCACCTGCCAGTCGGGTAGGGCATTTTTCCGTACAAAGACATACCCGAACAAACCCACAGGCTCCTTTTCCCGGGTGAAGGGAGCAATGAATTCTACATCGTGCAGGCTGCCTTCCTCCGCAGTACCTGCAGCATTGATGGCGGTACTCGCCTGAGAAGAGAGAAACAACCAAGAAAACTTCTCTTCATCGCCCCATGGCCAAGGCGAAAGGCGGCTGTTTGCGTCAAGATCAGGAAAGGTTTTGCCCGCAGGAAGGCTGATCGGGAAGAAATAGGAAAACCGTAAGTTGTGTTCTACGCTTTCTCCCACCTGTTTGTAGCCAGCTTGATCACTGCTGCTGACACCTGCCAGCCTGGCTAATCGGGCGGTCAGGGCGCCCCATAGGTTTCTGGCCGGTAGGTAGCGCCTGGTCTGCTGGAGGTTCCCTACCCGACGCCATCCTATGTGCAGGGGTGAAAGGAGCCTGAAACAGGCCGCGTAGGCCTCCCAAAGACAAGACATACCCTCACCTCCCCTTCTTGCTCGCCTTGGCGGTGTAACGGGCGTAGATAAGGGCTTGTTCGAAGAGGTCCCGGACCAAGAACAGGGTGTCGTTCTTTCGAACAATA
Coding sequences:
- a CDS encoding AbrB/MazE/SpoVT family DNA-binding domain-containing protein, which encodes MKDSVLTLAEGGQLKLPLAIRRKLGLAKGSKLIITLEDNEIRLRKTIENEVPRFSEESTFFRLIGSEEGPEDLSAKHDEYLAEDK
- a CDS encoding type II toxin-antitoxin system VapC family toxin, yielding MRIVFLDTSAIVAAINRRDQHHFKAKQVLAELAKGQCGLLITNYVRAESHSLLTARLGRQAGLAFLRDKSWLIEWVTREDEKKATVILEKYVDKDFSLTDATSFVVMKRLHIREVVTFDDHFVQYGFKALGI